One Dehalococcoidia bacterium DNA segment encodes these proteins:
- the frr gene encoding ribosome recycling factor, producing the protein MIRPEIDSLLKDARQRMAKAVEALRHDLSTIRTGRASPALVEHIKVDYYGTPTPLKQLATITTPEARLIVIQPWDRSLIRAIEKAIQQSDLGVTPSNDGTVIRLALPPLSEQRRKELAKLVRQRGEQGRVAVRNVRRDAHDELRRLEREHQVSEDEFRRAEQELQKLTDSFIKEIDQLCEAKEEEVLTV; encoded by the coding sequence ATGATCCGCCCGGAGATCGACTCGCTGCTCAAGGACGCCCGCCAGCGCATGGCCAAGGCGGTGGAGGCCCTGCGCCACGACCTCTCCACCATTCGCACCGGCCGGGCCAGCCCGGCGCTGGTGGAGCACATCAAGGTGGACTATTACGGCACTCCCACCCCGCTCAAGCAGCTGGCCACCATCACCACCCCCGAGGCGCGGCTCATCGTCATCCAGCCCTGGGACCGGAGCCTCATCAGGGCCATCGAGAAGGCCATCCAGCAATCGGACCTGGGGGTGACGCCCTCCAACGACGGCACCGTCATTCGCCTGGCGTTGCCGCCCCTCTCGGAGCAGCGGCGCAAGGAGCTGGCCAAGCTGGTGCGCCAGCGGGGGGAGCAGGGAAGGGTGGCGGTGCGCAACGTGCGCCGCGACGCCCACGATGAGCTGCGGCGGCTGGAGCGGGAGCATCAGGTCTCGGAGGACGAGTTCCGCCGCGCCGAGCAGGAGCTGCAGAAGCTCACCGACAGCTTCATCAAGGAGATCGACCAGCTCTGCGAGGCCAAGGAGGAGGAGGTGCTGACGGTCTGA